The following are encoded in a window of Phaseolus vulgaris cultivar G19833 chromosome 3, P. vulgaris v2.0, whole genome shotgun sequence genomic DNA:
- the LOC137805579 gene encoding uncharacterized mitochondrial protein AtMg00310-like has translation MAGRICLLKSAFTAIPLFYLSIFKAPVAVCNKISSIQRKFLWAWGKHNKSIPWVSWDNVCKPLEDGGLGVKEVKNFNVALLAKWRWRIMSNEGGKWMEIISSKYSSSAENIQLRLKDQSWWWKYIIKVCGEGVANGWFQKTIGWKVGNGAVVRLWEDLWLGNECLRSAYPRLFSLSLDQGKKVGEVGEWEENRWRWNLNWRRVRFQWETKLEVDMLSRLSLGALCKDSSEQLLWKGDQKGTFSVKSAYSVD, from the coding sequence ATGGCAGGACGGATTTGTCTGCTAAAATCTGCATTCACTGCCATACCTTTGTTCTACCTATCTATCTTTAAAGCCCCTGTAGCAGTGTGCAATAAAATCAGCAGTATTCAGAGGAAGTTTTTATGGGCGTGGGGAAAACACAACAAATCGATACCTTGGGTTAGCTGGGATAATGTGTGTAAGCCTTTAGAGGATGGAGGATTGGGGGTGAAGGAAGTGAAGAACTTTAATGTTGCACTCCTGGCGAAGTGGAGATGGAGAATCATGAGTAATGAAGGTGGAAAATGGATGGAGATTATATCTTCTAAATACAGTTCATCTGCTGAGAACATACAGCTTAGATTGAAAGACCAATCATGGTGGTGGAAGTATATCATCAAAGTATGTGGTGAAGGTGTAGCAAACGGATGGTTCCAAAAGACCATTGGGTGGAAAGTAGGTAACGGAGCCGTAGTGAGATTGTGGGAGGATTTGTGGCTTGGGAACGAATGCCTGAGATCGGCGTATCCTAGATTATTTTCTTTGTCTCTCGATCAAGGCAAAAAGGTGGGAGAGGTAGGGGAATGGGAAGAAAATAGATGGCGGTGGAATTTGAATTGGAGGAGGGTTAGGTTCCAATGGGAGACAAAATTGGAGGTCGACATGCTATCTAGATTAAGTTTGGGTGCATTGTGTAAGGACTCCTCTGAACAACTGCTATGGAAGGGGGACCAAAAGGGTACGTTCTCGGTAAAATCAGCATACTCTGTTGACTAA